One genomic region from Apium graveolens cultivar Ventura unplaced genomic scaffold, ASM990537v1 ctg8606, whole genome shotgun sequence encodes:
- the LOC141705152 gene encoding uncharacterized protein LOC141705152 translates to MAFDRSWIGRNRFNEAKYITEEYKAGVDRFIKFAIEHGEEEDNVLIRCPCQDCRNRYFKLPNTVKIDLYRHGIMQWYTIWDCHGEKDISQVEVGTSSRYRDDDMYDAHDDNDFEDCENSEEPNETAKSFYRMVNIAFEPIYPNNVNFTTLEFSMKLLEWKNKHNCSNNGFDDLLHLIGLVLPSDHKLPQKYYTMRKMIKGLHMQYEKIDACENDCMLFYKEHGDKTKCDICNGDRYQKQKDPKKQKIPRKILRYFPITMRLQRLFMAETTAKCMRWHHDRIAIGGELSHPSDGDEWKQFDRRFQKFSKEIRNVRLGLSTDGFDPFRDKHAKEYTVWPVVVVVYNLPPSMCTKAPYMFMPLLIPGPTDPTKDLHVYLRPLIDELKVLWNTGVETYDMFSSYKFYHEGGTLWTISDFPGLSMLSGWSTKVSYRVQFVWEKYKVNNSNMVGKISFYGTAQYFLDADGSSRRSTKFGSVERRSVCARHSGGVQR, encoded by the coding sequence ATGGCATTCGATCGTAGTTGGATTGGTCGTAATCGATTTAATGAGGCAAAATATATAACGGAAGAATATAAGGCTGGAGTGGATCGTTTCATTAAATTTGCTATAGAACATGGTGAAGAAGAAGATAATGTTCTTATAAGATGTCCGTGCCAAGATTGTCGAAATAGGTATTTTAAGTTGCCTAATACCGTGAAAATTGATTTGTATCGACATGGTATCATGCAATGGTATACTATATGGGATTGTCACGGGGAGAAAGATATATCACAAGTCGAGGTTGGAACGAGTTCTAGATACAGAGACGACGACATGTATGATGCACATGATGATAACGATTTTGAGGATTGCGAGAATTCTGAAGAACCAAACGAAACAGCAAAATCATTTTACAGGATGGTGAATATTGCTTttgaaccaatttatccaaacAATGTCAATTTTACAACATTGGAGTTCTCAATGAAGTTACTTGAGTGGAAAAATAAGCATAATTGTAGTAATAATGGCTTTGATGATTTGCTTCATCTTATTGGATTAGTATTGCCTAGTGATCATAAATTGCCCCAAAAGTACTACACCATGCGAAAGATGATTAAAGGATTGCATATGCAATATGAGAAGATTGATGCTTGCGAGAATGATTGCATGTTATTTTACAAGGAACATGGTGACAAGACAAAGTGTGATATATGCAATGGAGACAGATACCAGAAGCAGAAAGATCCTAAAAAACAGAAGATTCCACGAAAAATCTTGCGTTACTTTCCTATTACCATGAGATTGCAGCGTCTATTCATGGCCGAGACTACTGCAAAATGTATGAGATGGCACCATGATAGAATTGCAATTGGAGGTGAATTAAGTCACCCATCGGATGGAGATGAATGGAAACAATTTGATCGGAgatttcaaaaattttcaaaagaGATTCGAAATGTAAGACTCGGGCTCTCTACAGATGGATTTGACCCTTTTCGCGACAAGCACGCGAAGGAGTATACGGTATGGCCCGTGGTAGTTGTTGTGTACAACCTTCCTCCCTCTATGTGTACAAAGGCTCCATATATGTTCATGCCTCTTCTTATTCCTGGGCCGACAGATCCAACCAAAGACTTGCATGTTTATCTTAGGCCATTGATTGATGAATTGAAAGTGCTGTGGAATACTGGAGTTGAAACATATGACATGTTCTCATCGTACAAATTTTATCATGAAGGCGGTACTTTGTGGACTATTAGTGACTTCCCTGGACTTTCCATGCTTAGCGGATGGTCCACAAAGGTAAGTTATCGTGTCCAGTTTGTATGGGAGAAGTACAAGGTAAACAACTCAAATATGGTGGGAAAAATAAGTTTTTATGGCACTGCTCAATATTTTTTAGATGCAGATGGATCCTCAAGAAGGAGTACTAAATTTGGAAGTGTAGAGAGGCGATCAGTTTGTGCTCGACATTCAGGGGGCGTGCAAAGGTGA